Part of the Kitasatospora sp. NBC_00374 genome is shown below.
GGCGGCGGTGTAGCCGACGGTCGCGATCTCCGGGTCGGTGAAGACGTTGGAGGCCACCGTCTTCAGGTTCAGCGGCTGCACCGCGTCGCCGAGCGCGTGGTACATCGCGATCCGGCCCTGCATGGCGGCGACCGAGGCGAGCATGAAGACACCGGTGCAGTCACCGGCCGCGTACACACCCGGCGCGGACGTCCGGGAGACCCGGTCGACCTTGATCTGGCCCCAGTCGTTGAGCTTGACCCCCGCCTCCTCCAGGCCCATGCCGGAGGTGTTGGGGATCGAGCCGACCGCCATCAGACAGTGCGTACCGTTGATCACCCGGCCGTCCGCCAGTGTCACCTCGACCTGGTCGCCGACGCGCTTGGCGGTCTCCGCGCGGGAGCGGCTCATCACGTTCATGCCGCGGCGGCGGAAGACCTCCTCCAGCACCTCGGCGGCGTCCGGGTCCTCGCCGGGCAGCACCCGGTCGCGGGAGGAGACCAGGGTGACCCGGGAGCCGAGCGCCTGGTAGGCACCGGCGAACTCGGCGCCCGTGACACCGGAACCGACCACGATCAGCTCCTGCGGCAGCTCCTCCAGGTCGTAGACCTGCGTCCAGCTGAGGATCCGCTCGCCGTCCGGCTGGGCCTCGGGCAGCTCGCGCGGGCGCACCCCGGTGGCGATCAGCACGGCGTCGGCGCGCACGGACTCGGTGCTGCCGTCCTCGCGGTCGACCAGGACCTCGCGGGAGCCGTCCGCGCCCTGGCCGCCGGCGCCCAGCCGGCCCCGGCCGCGCAGCACGGTGACACCGGCCCGGGTCACGGCCTGGGTGATGTCGTGCGACTGGGCGATAGCCAGCCGCTTCACCCGTCGGTTGACCTTGCCGAGGTCCACGCCGACCACCCGGGCCGCGCGCTCCAGCGGCGGGGTGTCGTCGGCGACGATGATGCCGAGCTCCTCGTAGGAGCTGTCGAAGGTGGTCATCACCTCGGCCGTGGCGATCAGGGTCTTGGACGGCACGCAGTCCGTGAGTACCGCCGATCCACCCAGACCGTCGCGGTCGACAACGGTCACCTCCGCGCCGAGCTGGGCGGCCACCAGGGCCGCCTCGTATCCGCCGGGTCCGCCACCGATGATCACGATCCGAGTCACGTGACCCATTCTCCCGCATGCCGGAACCGGCGCCACGCCGGGGGCGTTGAATCCGCCCGGCGCGCGCCGGATGTGACGGTGGCCACTCCCGGGCCGTGACCCAGGGGTGATCTCCCGTAGGCTGACGACCATGTCGCTCTACGCCGCGTACGCCACGAACCTCGACGCCCGGCAGATGAGCCGGCGCGCCCCGCACTCCCCGCTGCGCGGCACCGGCTGGCTGACCGGCTGGCGGCTGACCTTCGGCGGCGAGCACCTCGGCTGGGAGGGCTCGCTGGCCACCGTCGTCGAGGACGAGAAGGACCAGGTCTTCGTCTCGCTCTACGACGTGGCGCCGATGGACGAGGAAGGGCTGGACCGCTGGGAGGGCGTCCAGCTGGGCATCTACCGCAAGATCCGGCTCCGGGCGCAGAGCCTGGACGGCGAGGTGCCGGTCTGGACGTACGTGCTCAACGACTACGAGGGCGGCCTGCCCGCCGCGCGCTACCTCGGCCTGATCGCGGACGCCGCGGAGAGCGCCGGAGCGCCGGACGACTACGTGTCGGACCTCCGCCGGCGGCCCTGCTAGGCCCGGAAGGAGCCGGCAGCGGGCCGGCAGCGGAGCATCAGCAGGCCGGCGCCGGGACGCCAGGAGCCCGGGGCCCCGGTCGCGGCCCGCCGAGGTCGGCGCAGGCCGGTACGCCGCCAGGGCGCCGACCGGATCCGCGGTGCGCCGTCCACGGACGCCGACACCGGTGTGCCCGACCCGGCTCCCGGACCTCCCGGACCTCGCGCACCACGCGGAGCGCCGCCGAGTGACGCGTACGAGGGTGCGGGCCCGCCGAGCGGGACTCACCGGGGCGCGGGTCGGAGGTTGCTCCAGCCGGAGGGGGCGCGATCCGGCCCCGACCTGTCGTTTTGGGTCATCCGGGTAACGATCCGGCAAGCCTTGGCGCGTTTGTCTACGCGCGTAGGCGATTCGCGTCTATTCTCGGTGCTGTGAACGTATCTCCTCAGTCGGTCGTCTCTGCCGACCCCTACGCCGCCGCCCAGGACGCCGCCGAGCGCCTGCGCGAGCTGACCGGTGCCGAGCGCCACGACGTCGCCCTGGTGATGGGCTCCGGCTGGGTGCCGGCCGCCGACGCACTGGGTGAGACCGTGGCCGAGTTCCCGGTCACCGACCTCCCCGGCTTCCCCGCCCCCTCGGTCGCCGGCCACGCCGGCAAGATCCGGTCCGTCCGGATCCCGGGCAGCGAGGGCTCGGCCGAGAAGCGCGCCCTGATCTTCCTGGGCCGCAACCACTACTACGAGGGCTACGGCGTGGCCACCGTGGTGCACGGCGTCCGCACCGCCGCCGCCGCCGGCTGCAAGACCGTGGTGCTGACCAACGGCTGTGGCGGTCTCCGCCAGGGCTGGATCCCCGGCCAACCGGTGCTGATCAGCGACCACATCAACCTCACCGCGGACTCGCCGATCGTCGGCGCCAACTTCGTGGACCTCACCGACCTCTACTCCAAGCGGCTGCGCGAGCTGTGCCGCGAGGTCGACCCGAGCCTGGACGAGGCCGTGTACGTGCAGTTCCGCGGCCCGCACTACGAGACCCCGGCCGAGGTCCACATGGCCCGGGTGATCGGCGGC
Proteins encoded:
- a CDS encoding NAD(P)H-quinone dehydrogenase, which codes for MGHVTRIVIIGGGPGGYEAALVAAQLGAEVTVVDRDGLGGSAVLTDCVPSKTLIATAEVMTTFDSSYEELGIIVADDTPPLERAARVVGVDLGKVNRRVKRLAIAQSHDITQAVTRAGVTVLRGRGRLGAGGQGADGSREVLVDREDGSTESVRADAVLIATGVRPRELPEAQPDGERILSWTQVYDLEELPQELIVVGSGVTGAEFAGAYQALGSRVTLVSSRDRVLPGEDPDAAEVLEEVFRRRGMNVMSRSRAETAKRVGDQVEVTLADGRVINGTHCLMAVGSIPNTSGMGLEEAGVKLNDWGQIKVDRVSRTSAPGVYAAGDCTGVFMLASVAAMQGRIAMYHALGDAVQPLNLKTVASNVFTDPEIATVGYTAADVSCGKMDAVEVKLPLRGNPRAKMQGIRDGFVKLFCRPGTGIVVGGVVVSPRASELIHSISLAVDNNLTVEQVASAFTVYPSLSGSTAEAARQLHIRKREDPDS
- a CDS encoding gamma-glutamylcyclotransferase, which produces MSLYAAYATNLDARQMSRRAPHSPLRGTGWLTGWRLTFGGEHLGWEGSLATVVEDEKDQVFVSLYDVAPMDEEGLDRWEGVQLGIYRKIRLRAQSLDGEVPVWTYVLNDYEGGLPAARYLGLIADAAESAGAPDDYVSDLRRRPC
- a CDS encoding purine-nucleoside phosphorylase, whose amino-acid sequence is MNVSPQSVVSADPYAAAQDAAERLRELTGAERHDVALVMGSGWVPAADALGETVAEFPVTDLPGFPAPSVAGHAGKIRSVRIPGSEGSAEKRALIFLGRNHYYEGYGVATVVHGVRTAAAAGCKTVVLTNGCGGLRQGWIPGQPVLISDHINLTADSPIVGANFVDLTDLYSKRLRELCREVDPSLDEAVYVQFRGPHYETPAEVHMARVIGGELVGMSTTLEAIAAREAGAEVLGISLVTNLAAGMTGEPLNHAEVLEAGKASAERMGALLGKVLERI